The sequence AGGTCCAGAACTCAGaacctctctgtctgtttggaTAACTTTATTGATCAGCCGAGtccctgcaggaaacaacaggTTTAGTGggttagcatgctaacgctgctagcatgctaatgctGCTAATATGCTAAcgctgctaacatgctaatgctGCTTGCATGTTAATGCTGCTATCATGCTAACGCTGCTAGCATACTAATGCTGGTAGCATGTTCATGCTGCTACCATGCTAATACTGCTATCATGCTAACGCTGGTAGCATACTACAGTGTTCTtcaacacaaaacactgaatatcCATTCAAGACAAACAGACGAACCATCAGCCTCCTACCTGAACAGGTGATGGTGTCTGGGTTTACCTGAACAGGTGAGGCTCTCTGGGTCTACCTGAACAGGTGATAGTGTCTGGGTTTACCTGAACAGGTGATAGTGTCTGGGTTTACCTGAACAGGTGAGGCTCTCTGGGTTTACCTAAATGGTGATAGTGTCTGGGTTTACCTGAACAGGTGAGGCTCTCTGGGTCTACCTGAACAGGTGATGGGGTCTGGCTTTACCTGAACACTCATCCTGCTGTTGATGTGCTTCTGTTtacatatgtatatttttgaggattgtttaaatgttattttattttatattgtatcTAGTGTGCTGTTTTCTATGTTTATCTGTAGCTGGGAGTGTCCAGTTGTAGTTtcactgtgtggaaacacaatgacaagaaaGATTCTTGATTCGTGATATAGAAATACAGAATATGAAGATATAAAATTGTGTGATAATCAATACATTGATTGATTGTGTGATCACTTCCAGAGTTCCTGAGACCAACTGGCTGGAGAAGATCGGGTTTATTGATTTAAATCAGATTAAAGTCTGTCTGAAGGGATCAATAATCACTGGATCCACTGAGAGTTCAGCAGTTAAACGAATATCTGTTAGTTTGATCAAATAATTATTAACGGCTCCTGATTAATCATTTAGTGATGATTGTTTAAAGGAGAAACAACAGACAACTAATCAAAAACGGAATCAATCTGTATCAGATAGTAAATGTCAGCCAGCATCTCCTGAGATCTTTATTGATCAGAGTCATAGACAAACAGGAGGCAGGAAGTAGACACGAACCTGACATCACTTATAGAGAATTTATTtagaaataaatatgaatataaatacaaatatttctaTGTATATATGTAGATGTTTGCTGTAGGAGTGATGGTGCTCTGTCCTCTGGCAGCCATGTCCTGTCTGAAGGTCACTCTATTTATAATCTCACTCTCTTAAAGGAGAACACACCAGTTACACACAAAACTCTATTACtgtctgttactgtgtgttactgtgtgtattattgtgtgttattgtgtattactgtgtgctactgtgtgtattactgtgtattattgtgtatttctgtgtgttactgtgtgtattactgtgtattactgtgtgttactgtgtgttattttttattattgtgtatcattgtgttttactgtgtatCATTGTGTATTACaatgtattattgtgtgtattattgtgtgtgtagTGCGGTACTAACACCATGTGATTATCTGTCACCACATGTTGTGTAGATTGTGTACTTCATTGAGGTCAAATTAATCTTTGTGAGTCTGTCCACAAAACACCAAACGTAGATGGAATGTAGATGGAACATAAATGAAACGTAGATGGAATGTAGATGGAACATAGATGGAACATAAACGAAATGTAGATGGAATGTAGATGGAACATAAATGAAATGTAGATGGAACATAGATGGAACACAAATGAAACGTAGATGGGATGTAGATGGAACATAGATGAAACGTAGATGGAATGTAGATGGAACATAGATGGAACATGAATGAAACGTAGATGAAACGTTGATGAAATGTAGATGGAATGTTGATGAAGGTAGATGGAACGTAAATTGAACGTTGATGAAATGTTGATGGAACATAGATGGAACTTTGATGAAATGTTGATGGAACGTAGATGGAAGGTAGATGAACGTAGATGGATCGTTGATGAAACGATGAAACATAGATGGAACGTTGATGAAATGTTGATGAAATGTTGATGGAACGTAGATGGAAGGTAGATGAAACGTATGTAGAACGTAAATGGAACATAGATTAATGTAGATGAATGTAGATAGAATGTAGATGGAACGTTGATGTAACCTCAGTCCTCAGTGTGGTTGTGTGCCtttgtttgtttaatgtgtTAAACAAGTTATCAGTTAGTTTGGAGCTGGCAGTCAGGAAACATTCAGGAAACGTTCAGTTAACATTCAGTAAATTTTCAGTAAATATTCAGTTAACGTTCAGTACATATTCAGTTAATGTTCAGTAAATATTCAGTTAACGTTCAGTAAATATTCAGTTAATGTTTAGTTAATGTTAACGTTCAGGAAACATTCATTAAACGTTCAGTTAACATTCAGTAACCGTCCAGTCAGACTGAGGATGTGTCCTGATGGTTCCTGGTATCAGTGAGTTGTTGTGAGTTCCGGTTGTGGGTTTGATTCTCTGTGAAACTGAACCATCAGAGCTGATGTCTGCAGTGGAATAAAACAGTTTATTAACctgtatagaatagaatagaatagaatagaatagaatagaatagaatagaatagaatagaatagataaAGTTTAGTATCTGCcccaaacagagacagaaatggaACTAACTAGAAGTAGTGATGGAGGGTGAGAGGGTCTTCTGGTCACACAGCAGttctattatattattatatgcTGGTCTGTAGTCCTCCCTACAGAGTCCACGTCCCTACAGAGTCCACGTCCCTGCAGATTCCACGTCCCTACAGAGTCCACGTCCCTACAGAGTCCACGTCCCTGCAGAGTCCACGTCCCTGCAGAGTCCACGTCCCTGCAGATTCCACGTCCCTACAGAGTCCACGTCCCTGCAGAGTCCATGTCCCTGCAGAGTCCACGTCCCTACAGAGTCCACGTCCCTGCAGAGTCCACGTCCCTACAGAGTCCACATCACTGCAGAGTCCATGTCACTGCAGAGTCCACGTCCCTACAGAGTCCACGTCACTGCAGAGTCCACGTCCCTACAGAGTCCACGTCCTTACAGAGTCCACGTTCCTGCAGAGTCCATGTCCCTGCAGAGTCCACGTCCCTACAGAGTCCACGTCCCTACAGAGTCCACGTTCCTGCAGAGTCCACGTCCCTGCAGAGTCCACGTCCCTACAGAGTCCACGTCCCTGCAGAGTCCATGTCCCTACAGAGTCCATGTCCTTACAGACTCCACGTCACTGCAGAGTCCACGTCACTGCAGAGTCCACGTCCCTGCAGAGTCCACATCCCTACAGAGTCCACGTCCCTGCAGAGTCCACGTCCCTGCAGAGTCCACGTCCCTGCAGAGTCCACATCCCTACAGAGTCCACGTCCCTAAAGAGTTCATGTCCTTACAGAGTCCACGTCACTGCAGAGTCCACGTCACTACAGAGTCCACGTCCCTAAAGAGTCCATATCCCTGCAGAGTCCACGTCCCTGCAGAGTCCACGTCCTTACAGAGTCCCCGTCCCTGCAGAGTCCACGTCCCTGCAGAGTCCATGTCCCCGCAGAGTCCACGTCCCTGCAAAGTGAACGATGTTAGAACCTCCAGATCACAGTCTGCATCTTCAGACAGCCAGGTCTCTGTAGAACTAATAGTCTGGTCTGCTGATAGTCCAGATGGTTCTGGATCAGGGTGGAGAGCTGTGGTGTCTGACAAGGTTCTGGGTTCCTGTCCTCCTCAGTCTGATCCTTCTTCCTGGACTCTCCTGGTTCAGTCCATGAATCAGACTTTATTCTTCAGTCTGGTTGTTGAACTCTGATTGGTCCTCATCAGTTCCTGCAGTATAGTTTTCACATCCAACCATCAGTTTATACAcagttaccatggttacaggtCTGATTTCACCTGAAactaggataacgttatttcagttgaaacatgtcagctaaggtaaaaccatcttttctttgatttggcggtgtaaaagaaatgttatcctatgatagttgacaaaatgaacatcatccaaatatcACCTGAAACTAAatgagtcacacacacacacctgtccacCATGAGGCTGTATTAAAGCATCTGCAGCTTTTACATAGTTCCCTCTGATGATGTCATATCTCCCATCATGCAGCGGGGCAGTGGATGCTCGGCCTTCATCACActgaaggacacacacacacacacacacacacacacacacacacacacacacacacacacacacagtaaactgCAGTGTGCGTTAATCTGGATTATGCAGACGGACGAGGTTGATGATTGGATGataatctgcacacacacacacacacacacacacacacacacacacacacacacacacacacacacacacacagttgtgttTATCTGCAGACACACTGTCTACAGACCTGAACCAGGTGAGTCCACCTGTATGAAAGACATCCAATCAGAATGAGACTGAGGACAGGGATCGACCAATCATTGAGGCTGTAGCAGCATAGCCTGTTTCCAAAGTCAGACTGACTTTACCCTGGTCTAACTGATAAACAACCAGAACTAGAACAataaacatcaacacaaacatcaacacaaacaacacaaacatcaatacaaacaacacaaacatcaacacaaacaacacaaacatcaacacaaacatcccaaatagcaacacaaacaacacaaatatcaACACAAgcatcaacacaaacaacacaaacatcaacacaaacaacagaaatatcaacacaaacatcacaaacaacacaaacatcaacaaaaacatcacaaacatcaacacaaaccaGGACATTAGCTGCATTAGTGGCTGATGCTATGGTAATGGCTAACAGCTAAGCTAGCAGACAGCTACAGATTAAAGAGAGTCTGGAAAGAAAAACTACTGAAGTTTTAAGATGTGGAGCTCAGAGGAGataaaggacagaaaacaggagaCTGTTATTGATCTGAAGGGCctgtagtccagaggtagtggtgGATGGAAGCTTGGAGGGCAGGGCTTCAGTCCCCCACCATGGTCAGGTTCGGGGCACAGTGGTTAAGTTTCTGGACTACTTAtctgaaggtcagaggttcaaacccctaTGTGGCCACTGTCAGGTCCTAGAGCGAGGCCCtcaacccttcctgctccaggggccgTACTACGGCTGACCCTGCCTCTGACCCCCACAATGGAGGGGATATGCAAGAACTGCACATTTCCCCCATAGGATCaataaggaaaaataaaaataaaatctcatcGATCAGTAAACAGTCCTGATGTCATGTGACCCTCTGACATCACCGCTCCTATTTCACCGGTAATAATGCTGATTACTCCTGCTGTTCACAGAGAACACTGAGAACATGTTATGTTGTTAATAGAGAACACTGAGAACATTTACTGATGACCAGTGATCTCCTCAGGTCTACCAGTGATCCTGTTAGACTAATCAGCTGGAGAGGACCCGTTTGATGGCATTAACTAGAACCTTTCACTGGTTCCACAGCTGATGTTCCACTGACGGGTTCTAGTTCAAATCTGATGTTCCACCGCAGCCAGGAACACTGGTTCTGAGTCTGAGGGGGTTCCAGAGTCCTTTAGGGAGTTCTAGGGGTTCTAACAGTACGTCCTAGGGGTTCTTTCAATACGTTCTAAGCATTCTTTCAGTACATTCTGGGGGTCCTTTCAGTACGTTCTAGGGTTCTTCAGTACATTCTAGAGGTGTTGAGTGAGTTTTAGGAGTTCTTTCAGTACGTTCTAGGGTTCTTCAGTACGTTCTAGAGGTGTTCAGTGAGTTTTAGGAGTTCTTTCAGTACGTTCTAGGGGTTCTTTCAGTGCGTTCTAGAGGTTCTTTCAGTACGTTCTAAGCGTTCTTTCAGTATGTTCTAGGGGTTCTTTCAGTACGTTCTAAGCGTTCTTTCAGTACGTTCTAGGGGTTCTTTCAGTACGTTCTAAGGGTTCTTTCAGTACGTTCTGGGGTTTCTTTCAGTATGTTCTAGGGGTTCTTTCAGTGCATTCTAGAGGTTCTTTCAGCACATTCTAAGCGTTCTTTTAGTATGTTCTAAGCGTTATTTCAGTACGTTCTAGGGGTTCTTTCAGTACGTTCTGGGGTTTCTTTCAGTATGTTCTAGGGGTTCTTTCAGTGCATTCTATGCGTTCTTTCAGTACGTTCTAAGGGTTCTTTCAGTACATTCTAAGCGTTCTTTCAGTACGTTCTAGGGGTTCTTTCAGTACGTTCTAAGGGTTCTTTCAGTACGTTCTGGGGTTTCTTTCAGTATGTTCTAGGGATTCTTTCAGTGCGTTCTAGAGGTTCTTTCAGCACACTCTAAGCGTTCTTTTAGTATGTTCTAAGCGTTCTTTCAGTACGTTCTAGGGGTTCTTTCAGTACGTTCTGGGGTTTCTTTCAGTATGTTCTGGGGTTCTTTCAGTGCGTTCTATGCGTTCTTTTAGTACGTTCTAGGAGGTCTTTCAGTATGTTCTAAGGGTTCTTTCAGTATGTTCTAGGGTTTCTTTCAGCACGTTCTAGGGGTTCTTTCAGCACATTCTAGAGGTGTTAAGTGAGTTTTAGGAGTTCTTTCAGTATGTTCTAAGTGTTCTTTCAGTACGTTCTAGGGGTTCTTTCAGTATGTTCTAAGGGTTCTTTCAGTACGTTCTAGGGTTTCTTTTAGCACGTTCTAGGGGTTCTTTCAGCACGTTCTAGAGGTGTTAATTGAGTTTTAGGAGTTCTTTCAGTATGTTCTAAGCGTTCTTTCAGTACGTTCTAGGGGTTCTTTCAGTAGGTTCTAAGGGTTCTTTCGGTACGTTCTAGCGGTTCTTTCAGTACGTTCTAAGGGTTCTTTCAGTACATTCTAAGCGTTCTTTTAGTACGTTCTAAGGGTTCTTTCAGTACATTCTAGGGGTTCTTTCAGTACGTTCTAGGGGTTCTTTCAGTGCATTCTAAGTGTTCTTTTAGCATGTTCTATGAGGTCTTTCAGTACATTCTAGGAGGTCTTTCAGTATGTTGTAAGGGTTCTTTCAGTACGTTCTAGGGGTTCTTTGAATACGTTCTAGGGGTCTTCAGTGAGTTTATCCTTCAGTGAGACTTAAACTGTTTCTGGCTCGTAAAAGTTTCAGGGTTCTTGAGGTCCCAGGTCCAGGATGGTTCTGGACTGAGGTTCTGAGGGGTCCACAGAGGGGACTgctgtcagccaatcagagagcaggacAGTGTGTTCCATGAGGAAGCAGCTGATGAAAAGTGAAACTGGAGGtgatgcagagctgctgctgcccctCCCCCTCAGCCTGAATGTAGGTCATCACCAGGGGGCGGGGCCAAGCACAAGAGGATTATAAAGATAACATTCAGAGGGGGAAGGGAGGATGAGCTGCTCTGGAGGACACAATAACTCTGTCCCCCCGTGTCCCCTCGTGTCTGCAGGCCTCATCCTGCTCTTCTACCTGATCTTCTACCTGTTCCTGGCCGGGATGTTCGCTCTCACCATGTACATCATGCTGCTGACGCTGGACGACTACAAGCCCACCTGGCAGGACCGCCTGGCCACTCCAGGTGAGAGGAGCCCACCACCTGAAGTAACCGCGAGTTAACCATGAACCAGACATTAACCATTAACCAGAGGGGTTAACCATTACCCAGACATTAACCCCTAACCACAGGGTTAACCATGAACCAGAGGGGTTCACCACCAACCACAGGAGTCAACCATTAATCAGAGGGGTTAACCACCAACCACAGGGTTAACTAACCACCAACCACAGGGGTTAACCATTAACCAGACATTAACCATGAACGAAAGGGGTTAACCATTAGCCAGACATTGACCCCTAACCACAGGGTTAACTACCAACCACAGGAGTCAACCATTAACCAGACATTTACCATTAACCAGAGGGGTTAACCATTAACCACAGGGTTAATCATTAACCAGACATTAACCATTAACCAGAGGGGTTAACCATTACCCAGACATTAACCCCTAACCACAGGGTTAACCATGAACCAGAAGGGTGAACCACCAACCACAAGAGTCAACCATTTACCAGAGGGGTTAACCACCAACCACAGGGTTAACCATTACCCAGACATTAACCACTAACCAGAGGGGTTAACCACTAACCACAGTGGTTAACCATTAACCACAGGGGTTAACCATTAACCAGACATTAACATTGACAGACATTGACATTCCCTGCCTCTcctgctctgattggttccTTCCCTGCCTCtcctgctctgattggttgCTTCCTGCCTCTcctgctctgattggttccTTCCCTGCCTCTcctgctctgattggttccTTCCCTGCCTCTCTGGCCTCTGATTGGTTCCTTCCCTGCCTCTcctgctctgattggttccTTCCCTGCCTCTCCTGTGCTGAGTGGTTGCTTCCTGCCTCTcctgctctgattggttccTTCCCTGCCTCtcctgctctgattggttgCTTCCTGCCTCTcctgctctgattggttccTTCCCTGCCTCtcctgctctgattggttgCTTCCTGCCTCTcctgctctgattggttccTTCCCTGCCTCTcctgctctgattggttccGTCCCTGCCTCtcctgctctgattggttgCTTCCTGCCTCTCCGGTTCTGACTGGTTCCTTCCCTGCCTCTCTGTCCTCTGCTTGGTTGCTTCCTGTTTCAGGGATGATGATTCGTCCTAAAGGAGACCAGCTGGAGATCACCTTCTCCGTGTCCAGCACTGAGAGCTGGGACGGCCTGGTCACCAACCTCAACTCCTTCCTGTCTTGTAAGAATCTCAGTTAATCAATGAGTGACATGATTGGACAATTGTTTACCTGTCTcactctctacctgtctgtctgtctgcagcctACAATGACAGCTATCAGGTCCAGACCAACGATAACTGTCCTCCTGATCAGTACTTCATCCAGGAGGACAGTGGAGAGgtaatctgtctgtctctacctgtctgtcacctgtctgtctctacttGTCTCTCTGTACCTGTCTCCCCCCTCACATGTCTCTTTGTACCTGTCTCCccctctcacctgtctgtctctctgtaccTGTCTCCAGGTGAGGAACAACCCCAAGCGTTCCTGTCAGTTCAACAGGACCATGCTGGAGGACTGTTCTGGGATTTCAGATCGTTTCTATGGTTACAACAGAGGTCAGCCCTGCATCCTCATCAAACTCAACCGGGTaagctcacctgtctgtctctctacctgtctgtcttcaCACTCTGTCTGTCCTCACAGTCATCAACTGTCTgtttctctacctgtctgtgtCTCCAGGTAATCGGGATGTTACCAGGGAAGGACGGTCAATCTCCATACGTCATCTGTGGAGCCAAGGTGAgactacctgtctgtctgactctacctgtctgtctgaaccTACCTGTCTATCTGACTCTGTCTGAcgttacctgtctgtctgaaccTACCTGTCTATCTgactctgtctgtctgactctacctgtctgtctgaacctgtctgtctgtctgtctaaacctgtctgtctgtctgtctgaacctgtctgtctgtctgaacctgtctgtcttcatctcatgTTCTGCCTCCATCCTCAGAGTTACAAAGTGGGGAAAGATGAGTGGGTAAGAACAGGAAGATCGTAGAACATAGAACCTTAAATACAGATCATGTTTTACTGTTCCTGACCCTGATTTTGTCCTGAACTATGGTAGAATTGAGTAAAGACACAGTAGAACTCAGTACAGAAACAGTAGAACTCAgtacagaaacagcagaactCAGTACAGAAACAGTAGAACTCAGTACAGAAACAGTAGAACTCAGTATATAAACAGTAGAAGCCAGTATAGAAACAGTTGAACTCAGCAGAGAAACAGTAGAACTCAGTAGAGAAACAGTAGAACTCAGTACAGAAACAGTAGAACTCAGTATATAAACAGTAGAACTCAGAACAGAAACAGTAGAATTCAGTACAGAAACAGAAGAACTCAGTATATAAACAGTAGAACTCAGTATATAAACAGTAGAAGCCAGTATAGAAACAGTTGAACTCAGTAGAGAAACAGTAGAACTCAGTACAGAAACAGTAGAACTCAGTACAGAAACAGTGGAACTCAGTAGAGAAACAGTAGAACTCAGCAGAGAAACAGTAGAACTCAGTACAGAAACAGTAGAACTCAGAGAGAAACAGTGGAACTCAGTACAGAAGCAGTAGAACTCAGTATATAAACAGTAGAACTCAGTACAGAAACAGTAGAACTCAGTACAGAAACAGTAGAACTCAGAGAGAAACAGTGGAACTCAGTAGAGAAACAGTGGAATTCAGTACAGAAACAGTAGAACTCAGTACAGAAACAGTAGAACTCAGTACAGAAACAGTAGAACTCAGTatagaaacagtaaaacataCTACAGAAACAGCTCAGAAGCGTTTCCACTGTAGAGCTGTAGTGTGTAGAACACTCAGGTTCCCTCTAGTTAAAGGTTCCCTGCAGGTCATTAGAGGTTACTGATAATCGATCACATGGAAGGTATTGATCAGTGTGTCTGTACACAGAGAGAAGACAGCGATAAGATCGGACCTCTGGCGTATTATCCTCCCAATGGAACCTTCAACCTCATGTACTACCCGTACTACGGCAAGAAAGCTCAGGTAACCCGGAACAC comes from Amphiprion ocellaris isolate individual 3 ecotype Okinawa chromosome 23, ASM2253959v1, whole genome shotgun sequence and encodes:
- the atp1b2a gene encoding sodium/potassium-transporting ATPase subunit beta-2a isoform X1 — translated: MSGSKEDRKGSGEWREFFWNPRTHELLGRTASSWGLILLFYLIFYLFLAGMFALTMYIMLLTLDDYKPTWQDRLATPGMMIRPKGDQLEITFSVSSTESWDGLVTNLNSFLSSYNDSYQVQTNDNCPPDQYFIQEDSGEVRNNPKRSCQFNRTMLEDCSGISDRFYGYNRGQPCILIKLNRVIGMLPGKDGQSPYVICGAKSYKVGKDEWREDSDKIGPLAYYPPNGTFNLMYYPYYGKKAQVNYTQPLVAVKFLNASMNTDINVECKVTSNTLADGSERDKFAGRVSFKLRINDK
- the atp1b2a gene encoding sodium/potassium-transporting ATPase subunit beta-2a isoform X2, translated to MSGSKEDRKGSGEWREFFWNPRTHELLGRTASSWGLILLFYLIFYLFLAGMFALTMYIMLLTLDDYKPTWQDRLATPGMMIRPKGDQLEITFSVSSTESWDGLVTNLNSFLSSYNDSYQVQTNDNCPPDQYFIQEDSGEVRNNPKRSCQFNRTMLEDCSGISDRFYGYNRGQPCILIKLNRVIGMLPGKDGQSPYVICGAKREDSDKIGPLAYYPPNGTFNLMYYPYYGKKAQVNYTQPLVAVKFLNASMNTDINVECKVTSNTLADGSERDKFAGRVSFKLRINDK